The genomic window ATTCTTACTTCTTCCAGTTCATTGCTAATTCAACCAACAACCTAACACCAACACCCGTTCCTCCAGGACGATAGTACGAAATATTTGGTACATCAAATGCCGTACCTGCAATATCAATATGTGCCCATGCAACATCATCAACAAAATATTGTAAGAAATGTGCTGCAGTTGTTGCTCCCGCTGGTATTTGCTTACTACCAATATTACAAATATCGGCTACTGTTGAAGTAATCGCTTTTTTATAATCATCGCCCATTGGCAACTGCCATAAAAGCTCCCCAGAAAGGTTGCCTGCTTTATGCAAACGTTCAACCAATTCTGGATGCTCGCTAAATAATCCACTATAGAATGGCCCGAGCGCGCGCGAACATGCACCTGTTAATGTTGCTAAATCAACAATTACATCTGGCTTATAATGTTTCACCGCATATGAAAGAGCATCAGCTAGAATTAAGCGCCCTTCTGCATCCGTATTTTTAATTTCTGCTGTTTTACCATTATAAAACGTTACAATATCACCGGGTTTTGTAGCACGACCACTTGGTAAATTTTCTGAGGTTGGTGCAATAGAAACAATATTCACGTCTGGTTGCAACTGTGCAAGCGCATCAATCGCAGAAATAACTGCTGCTGCACCAGACATGTCTTCTTTCATTGTTTCCATGTAATCTGCTGGTTTTAAACTTAATCCACCAGAATCAAAAGTAATTCCTTTTCCAACAAAACAAAGTGTGGGCACGTTCGGTGATTTTGCTTTATATTCAAGAATAATTAATGCACAATCAATTTCAGAACCCTTCGAAACAGCGGCTAACCCACCCATGCCCATTTTTATAACTTCTTGTTCATGGAATGCAGTGAACTTAAGATCATTGCGTTTTGCAACTTTTTGAGCTTCTTCTACCATATGCTGTGGTGTTAAGTTTGATGGCGGAGTGTCAACCCAATGACGCGCCTGGTTAACTGCTTTGGCAATAATATTTCCGTCTTTTATACCACGCTCAGCTTCTTTTTCATGTTGTTCATCGGCAACAAGGATAACCTCTGCCAATTTGTTTTCTTTGGATTTTTTATCAGTAAGATAATCATCAAAATGATACTGTGCCATTTGCAATGCTATAACAGTTTGCTCAGCCATATAAAATGCAGATGCATTGATACCCAACTTCGCTAGCACCTGTAAAGCAACAGAAGCCCCTTTACATGCACGCACTTCTTTTACCAATTGACCTAATGCTCGACGATAACGCTCAATAGCACTCACACTTTTTGATTCTTTCCCACCAATACCAACAACAATACAAAAAGCAACTCGACCATCTAGTATTACAGGAACAGCAATAGTTTCTTGCAAATTGCCGACAAACTTACGCTGTTTTACAATAGCCGCAAAATCCGGTGATACATCTTTTAAGGTATTACTTAAATATGTAATATCAAAATCTTTCTCAACAATAAAAGCATAACAATCAACATTTTGAGACAATAAATCTTTAGTGGCAAGCGAAACATTTACCATACATTTTACTCCGTGAAATAGTTAAATAGTGCTAATAATAGTAACAAAAAACGGTCCTGCTTAAAAGCAGAACCGTTTTTTGTTATCTTTTTTTTGAGTTCGTATCCTTCGACAGGCTCAGGACGAACGGGAATTGAATATTTTTTATATCTTTTAATCGTATTTAAATTTATTATCCGTTCGTCTTGATGCTTCGTCAAGCTCAGTAGTAAACGTGCGCTCAGTACTTCACGGGATTCGATTCTCTCATCCCGTTCGTCTTGAGCTTGTCGAAAGATACGAACCCCTTTAAACTATCTAAATTTTGGTATAATTATTCCATATTTTTTTTCGACTCGGCAGTATCATAATCTCGTACAAAAATATCACGCGGATAGAAGTACGGTTTCCAACTTTCACCTTCTTCTTTCATACGCTGATCTCTTCTGTCTTCTTTTTCTGCAACACGTCTTTTTACTTCTGCACCATAATACTGATCAATAAAAGACTGTAAATCTACGCGTGAAACAAAACCATTCAATACTATTGCCGATCCTTGATCATCAACACATCGTTTACCACTGTTAAAAAATATAAATGTTGGCACAGTTTTGACACTATATAACAAAGCAAGATCAGCCAACTCTTTACGACCAGTATTTACTTTGAGAAAAACAACGTCCGCATCGTTGTATGGTTGATAATTACTCAAATCTTCATACATGCGCGTCAAGCCTTTATTTCTGTTACGCGCATCACCGTTTCTTTTTTGACTTTCATAAAAAAGTACTACTACCATGCCATCTTTACCATCTTTTGATAAACGTTGCTCAAAATCTCTTCGAGTAGTAATCGCTCTTACTTTTGCTTGCAAAAAACCACCAACTAATAACACGCATAACATCGTTATTTTTACTATTTTTTTATTATAAATTTTCATCCCTTCTCCCTTTATTAATAATTTTTTTATTAAGCAAATAAATGATCATCATCCTCATCGTCTTCAATAATGCCCTCTTGTGGCATTTCTGAAATATCATCATTAATTACCTGACTACAAAACTCTCGTACTTGTTCTATGTATTTCTCTGGATTATAAAAAAATGAATCATAATGACGACGGCCATTTGTTAACCACAAACGCTTAAATCCAGCAGCTCCTTCATATACATGCTTAACTTGTTCAACAGAAACTTTCTGATCATTTTTACAGTGAATAAAAAATACTGGCACAACAATCTTTTTGGCTGATTCGGCAGGGTACAAAGGACAGAAATTTGTATTCACACCAGTCGCATCCAACTGCGCAACCGTTTTTAATACTGCCTTAACTAATGCTTGAACATACGGGTGAAATGCATATTTTTGTAAAAAATCTTTACCTGGCAAATCGAACTCATACCCAAAAACTGAACCCTTCAACCCTTCAAGCCCACTCTTGATTACTTTTTCACTTGATTCAAACGGACAATCCAAGATCATTGCATCGAATAAATCTAAAGACAAAGCCTGCGCTTCTATTGCAGAAACTGCACCCATTGAAAAGCCATAAGCAATAAGCGGTACACCCTGGAGATCTGGATGATTACTCAAAAATTTTGCCGCCGCAATCACATCTAACGCTTCATCGCGGCCAAAAGTACAATATTGACCCTGACTATCCTGCCCATGCGCTCTAAAATCAAAAGTCATTACATTAAACTGACTTTTTTTAAAAACTTTCCGTAATATCCCAACATCGTACTTATCGCACATAAACCCATGGCATATCAAAATTGTGGCCTTTGCGTTGTCACAACGGGCTAACATCCCATTACGGGTAATCTTTTCCAAAGAATCGTGTCCCTCTTGCGGATATAAAACCACATGCTCCACAACCACCCCATCGCTCATTTTGGTTTTCTCTGGAACAACGTACCCGTAGGTGTTTTCTTGCACATATCCTGAAAGAACTGATACCTGTAGAAGGCACAAAAAAATGCCTAAGTGGCCTTTTATGACTCTCATGACCATCTTTTTAACCCTTGTAAGAGGAAACATCGCTATCTCCTACTTCTAAAAAACCGCTATTTTCTAATCTTTTTTCTACCTTAGCATATCATTAAAAATTTACAATTTGCAATGTTTTATAATTAAAAACACCATAAATATTTTCAATTTTTGGGGAAAAACGTAAAGAAAAACGACTATAAAGCTTCATTTTGCCCCTTCCCCATTTCCCAAAACCAAAAAAATATGCTAACTTTGTAGTATTAGTAACTGTTTTGAAAACAAATTATGGTCTAAATCTGGGAGTAATACTTTAAATGAAACAAAGAAATATTGCACAATTGATGCTACTTTTGGCCTTTTTTCTTGGATCAACAATTCAAGCGGAAATAAATCAAACAGATAACACTCCTCTAACAGCCTCTGAACAGACACAAATGGCAGAACTTACAGAATTTGCCGAAGATGCCTTAATCAAAGCCTTTAATTCTTTACAAAAAATTGAAAACAAACTGACAGAAATCGCTCTTTTGGTAAAAAAGGGCTTCAATAAACTTGCAGATAATCCTGCCAAAATAATGGCAGTCCTGACTGATAATAAAGCAACCGTCAATGCTTTATTGCAAAATCAAGCAACAATAATCGCATTAAAAGATCCAATTCAACACTTAGAGGTTGCTTTTGTGATCTCAGAATTTTGTAATGCCTTTATCCCGTATTTAACCAACCAGATAAACAATAATTTTAAAGATACAAAGCCATTTAATCTGAATCGCTTCCTTAAACATATAAATAAAGGTCGAAGCAGAAATAATGTAAGCCATCTTGAACCAGCATCTCTCACAAAAGGCCTTAACAGAACCAATATAAAACTCAAGGCCCTTGATACTACAGTTCAGAACATAGGCCTCACGTGGTACAACAAAGCAGCTCGTACACTTGACTCTTATGTGGTAACGCCTGCAAACAAATATAATGTGCCTACTATAGCAAGTTATGCGGGTGGTATCGGATTGTTTGGTTTGTATTCACTATGGAGATTTGGGGAGCTTTTTCAAGACAACACAGATATTCCTGCACCGATCAGAGATTTTGTTAAAAAACTTCATGCAAATAATCGTGGGCCTCTTGCAGATGATAGAACAGGACGACCATATATTGTAGGTGGTACTAATGATAGTAAAAATAAATGGACTGGACCAACGGAATCTTTCTCTGAAAAAATACCAACCGATGCAAACATGCTCGCCGTAGTTGATTATGCAATTACAAAGTTTATGTCACAAACGTATCCTCTTGGAGCATTAGCTGGAACATTCTTCATCGCTTCACTCTACAAAACATGGAGTGAAGGTGGCGGCATTCGCGAAAAATTGATCAGAAAAAGAGATGATGTGTGGAACTTCCTTCGTGGTGGAGAATATCTCAATACGTTCAAACCTGGGCTAGTACAACTTAAACCAACAGTCAGCTTTAAAGATATGGTTGGCCTTGATGAAGTAAAAGAAGCATTCTATTCAATTATTCAGTATATCGATAACCCTGAGCAATTAATGCGTATTGAAGCAACGCCAGAAAAAGGATGGTTACTCACAGGTCCTCCTCGTACCGGTAAAACGTTCAGCGTTGAATGTCTTTGCGGTGAAATAGAACTGATGATGGAAAAACGTGGCTTAGCAAACAAAATGAAGTTCTTTAATATCAATGCTGCGTTAATTAACGAATATGGTATCAAAGCAATTCTAGATGAAGTCTACGAAAATGCACC from Candidatus Babeliales bacterium includes these protein-coding regions:
- a CDS encoding AAA family ATPase, whose protein sequence is MKQRNIAQLMLLLAFFLGSTIQAEINQTDNTPLTASEQTQMAELTEFAEDALIKAFNSLQKIENKLTEIALLVKKGFNKLADNPAKIMAVLTDNKATVNALLQNQATIIALKDPIQHLEVAFVISEFCNAFIPYLTNQINNNFKDTKPFNLNRFLKHINKGRSRNNVSHLEPASLTKGLNRTNIKLKALDTTVQNIGLTWYNKAARTLDSYVVTPANKYNVPTIASYAGGIGLFGLYSLWRFGELFQDNTDIPAPIRDFVKKLHANNRGPLADDRTGRPYIVGGTNDSKNKWTGPTESFSEKIPTDANMLAVVDYAITKFMSQTYPLGALAGTFFIASLYKTWSEGGGIREKLIRKRDDVWNFLRGGEYLNTFKPGLVQLKPTVSFKDMVGLDEVKEAFYSIIQYIDNPEQLMRIEATPEKGWLLTGPPRTGKTFSVECLCGEIELMMEKRGLANKMKFFNINAALINEYGIKAILDEVYENAPAVIFIDEIDLLGLQRIGNNKLLSDFLTAMQSSMNADPSKIVIVIAATNKPENIDSALRQNGRFGKEIRFDYPSKKYRVKFLIRELTNMALNIKEFNIETLANKTNNKTFEDLKRVVRNAMTRSWMHSVSLTQELLEESIDTEIHNILMFNRKELPENEIRITATHFAGKALAAMHLETHEQLDKVTIYAHMVNVKDEAIWENYSQKDEKDKQQKIEYGKFITKQSHDTINVKSETEILNEATVLLAGFAAEELLLGPCGFTCHRNDRDRAYKIIEELVFGGLKQEALPKNVREELKTKAFTMLKQCHENAMQLLKAHQEALTAIVDELIAKCILNDKEIQVIINKVENITTEISTADTTSETTKELAEEVSTEVTSEETPVDAIA
- a CDS encoding alpha/beta fold hydrolase — encoded protein: MVMRVIKGHLGIFLCLLQVSVLSGYVQENTYGYVVPEKTKMSDGVVVEHVVLYPQEGHDSLEKITRNGMLARCDNAKATILICHGFMCDKYDVGILRKVFKKSQFNVMTFDFRAHGQDSQGQYCTFGRDEALDVIAAAKFLSNHPDLQGVPLIAYGFSMGAVSAIEAQALSLDLFDAMILDCPFESSEKVIKSGLEGLKGSVFGYEFDLPGKDFLQKYAFHPYVQALVKAVLKTVAQLDATGVNTNFCPLYPAESAKKIVVPVFFIHCKNDQKVSVEQVKHVYEGAAGFKRLWLTNGRRHYDSFFYNPEKYIEQVREFCSQVINDDISEMPQEGIIEDDEDDDHLFA
- a CDS encoding thioredoxin family protein, which produces MKIYNKKIVKITMLCVLLVGGFLQAKVRAITTRRDFEQRLSKDGKDGMVVVLFYESQKRNGDARNRNKGLTRMYEDLSNYQPYNDADVVFLKVNTGRKELADLALLYSVKTVPTFIFFNSGKRCVDDQGSAIVLNGFVSRVDLQSFIDQYYGAEVKRRVAEKEDRRDQRMKEEGESWKPYFYPRDIFVRDYDTAESKKNME
- a CDS encoding leucyl aminopeptidase is translated as MVNVSLATKDLLSQNVDCYAFIVEKDFDITYLSNTLKDVSPDFAAIVKQRKFVGNLQETIAVPVILDGRVAFCIVVGIGGKESKSVSAIERYRRALGQLVKEVRACKGASVALQVLAKLGINASAFYMAEQTVIALQMAQYHFDDYLTDKKSKENKLAEVILVADEQHEKEAERGIKDGNIIAKAVNQARHWVDTPPSNLTPQHMVEEAQKVAKRNDLKFTAFHEQEVIKMGMGGLAAVSKGSEIDCALIILEYKAKSPNVPTLCFVGKGITFDSGGLSLKPADYMETMKEDMSGAAAVISAIDALAQLQPDVNIVSIAPTSENLPSGRATKPGDIVTFYNGKTAEIKNTDAEGRLILADALSYAVKHYKPDVIVDLATLTGACSRALGPFYSGLFSEHPELVERLHKAGNLSGELLWQLPMGDDYKKAITSTVADICNIGSKQIPAGATTAAHFLQYFVDDVAWAHIDIAGTAFDVPNISYYRPGGTGVGVRLLVELAMNWKK